A stretch of the Magnetococcales bacterium genome encodes the following:
- a CDS encoding toll/interleukin-1 receptor domain-containing protein, which produces MEQCRQTAAPILLLAVVYGGHSSRPDQDLLQTVMRLGLPLFPVVSRNDLQIIQAELPKECQDYQCVFQDESNWRQRLVNGLLETFSLLRDKRKVFLSYKRDDSAAIAEQLFDALNRRGYDVFLDTAEVVPSTPFQIQLMHQLMDSDLLLLLDSPNLGQSEWVQKELQQAKEHGIGILRLRWPEVDESPNQDNSFMKSIDLTPSQRIATPGHTPREHRLDPLLVATLADAVEEMRAQGVGLRFLKLYGYCRDRARKWNLTPETLPNEIRLHAKTGSPRRLRVVTGRPESQNYHDLFLIMAKCSLSPENTALFYNGSGMDPRWRSHLDWLNHELPVRAVEQNSLDRWLRGTS; this is translated from the coding sequence TTGGAACAATGCCGGCAAACCGCCGCCCCCATTCTGTTGCTGGCGGTGGTCTACGGTGGCCACTCCTCCCGCCCCGACCAGGATCTTCTGCAAACGGTCATGCGACTGGGATTGCCGCTCTTTCCCGTGGTCAGCCGCAATGACCTCCAGATCATCCAGGCCGAACTGCCCAAGGAATGCCAGGATTATCAATGCGTCTTCCAGGATGAATCCAATTGGCGGCAAAGGCTGGTCAACGGACTGTTGGAAACCTTCTCCCTGCTGCGAGACAAGCGGAAGGTTTTCCTCAGCTACAAGCGGGACGATTCCGCCGCCATCGCCGAACAACTTTTCGACGCCCTCAACCGGCGGGGGTATGATGTTTTTCTCGACACCGCCGAAGTGGTTCCCAGCACCCCGTTTCAAATCCAACTGATGCACCAACTCATGGATTCGGATCTGCTGCTTCTGCTGGATTCCCCCAACCTCGGGCAAAGCGAATGGGTACAAAAAGAGTTGCAGCAGGCCAAGGAGCACGGCATCGGCATCTTGCGTTTGCGTTGGCCCGAAGTGGACGAGTCGCCCAATCAAGACAATAGTTTCATGAAAAGCATTGACCTGACGCCTTCCCAACGAATCGCCACTCCCGGCCATACTCCCAGGGAGCATCGCCTCGACCCACTCCTGGTAGCAACCTTGGCCGATGCGGTGGAAGAGATGCGGGCCCAGGGAGTTGGTCTGCGCTTTCTCAAGCTGTATGGCTATTGCCGGGACCGGGCACGAAAATGGAACCTCACCCCCGAAACGCTGCCCAACGAAATCAGACTCCACGCCAAAACAGGGTCTCCCCGACGACTGCGTGTCGTAACAGGACGTCCAGAGAGCCAAAATTATCATGATCTCTTCCTGATAATGGCAAAATGCAGTCTCTCTCCCGAAAACACAGCCCTTTTCTACAATGGATCGGGAATGGATCCCCGATGGCGCAGCCATTTGGACTGGCTCAACCATGAATTGCCGGTCCGGGCCGTGGAACAAAACTCCCTGGATCGATGGTTGCGAGGTACTTCATGA
- a CDS encoding DUF2312 domain-containing protein, with protein MNLKVIDSTSHGAPKDSLEIGTEEIAADQLLRFIDRIERLEEEKAEVATQVRDVYAEAKSQGFDPKIMRLIVRLRKRDPNDIEEEETILHLYKQALGMA; from the coding sequence ATGAATTTGAAAGTGATTGACAGTACCAGCCACGGGGCGCCAAAGGATTCCCTGGAGATTGGCACCGAGGAGATCGCCGCCGATCAACTGCTGCGGTTTATCGATCGCATCGAACGCCTGGAAGAGGAAAAGGCGGAAGTGGCCACCCAGGTCCGCGATGTCTACGCCGAGGCCAAATCCCAGGGGTTCGATCCCAAGATCATGCGTCTCATCGTCCGCCTGCGCAAACGTGATCCCAACGACATCGAAGAAGAGGAAACCATCCTGCATCTCTACAAACAGGCCCTGGGCATGGCGTGA
- a CDS encoding KamA family radical SAM protein: MIDANEGHGDDDEPSGDQEDKPPAGGLAALAPNPQPLSGFCHSLPGLSPTFPENERSQQFRSRHYPHVSPEQWSDWRWQLKNRIRRVKDLQHLFHLTADEMQAFRRGEPKLPMALTPYYASLMDPENGNDPLRRTHIPVGDERNISEQELIDPLGEEERMVVPGLVHRYPDRVLLMATRQCATYCRYCTRSRMVGTHAHEKTQGFRQHWRQAVDHIAGDDRIRDVVISGGDPLTLADEELGVLLQRLADIPHVEILRIGTKVPMVLPMRITPALTALLGRFKSLWINIHCTHPDELTPEASVALGRLADAGLPLGAQTVLLAGINDDAPTLKRLYHGLLRHRVRPYYLYQCDPIPGSSHFRTPVAKGLEIIRQLRGFTSGLAVPHYVIDAPDNGGKIPVLPGMPLQHENGDLLLTNYQGRTCRYPDGVAGDPS; this comes from the coding sequence ATGATCGATGCCAATGAGGGTCACGGTGATGACGACGAGCCTTCGGGTGATCAGGAAGACAAACCTCCCGCAGGGGGCTTGGCCGCTCTTGCCCCAAATCCACAACCGCTCTCGGGCTTTTGCCACTCCCTTCCGGGGCTTTCGCCCACCTTCCCCGAAAACGAACGCAGCCAACAATTTCGCAGTCGCCACTATCCCCATGTTTCTCCGGAACAATGGAGCGATTGGCGCTGGCAGCTCAAAAACCGGATCCGCCGTGTCAAGGATCTGCAACATCTGTTTCACCTGACCGCCGATGAAATGCAGGCCTTTCGCCGCGGGGAACCCAAACTTCCCATGGCGTTGACGCCGTATTATGCCTCGTTGATGGACCCGGAAAACGGCAACGATCCCCTGCGACGGACGCACATCCCCGTCGGTGACGAGCGCAACATATCCGAACAGGAACTGATCGATCCTCTGGGAGAGGAGGAACGGATGGTCGTTCCCGGCCTTGTCCATCGCTATCCCGATCGGGTTCTCCTCATGGCGACCCGGCAGTGCGCCACCTATTGCCGCTATTGCACCCGCTCGCGCATGGTCGGGACGCATGCCCATGAAAAAACCCAGGGTTTCAGGCAACATTGGCGGCAGGCGGTCGATCATATCGCCGGCGACGACCGGATTCGCGACGTGGTCATTTCGGGCGGTGATCCCCTGACCCTCGCCGACGAGGAACTCGGGGTGCTGTTGCAACGCCTGGCCGATATTCCCCATGTCGAAATCCTGCGGATCGGCACCAAGGTGCCGATGGTCCTGCCCATGAGAATCACCCCGGCCCTGACGGCGCTTCTGGGGCGTTTCAAATCGTTGTGGATCAACATTCATTGCACCCATCCCGATGAATTGACCCCGGAAGCATCGGTCGCCCTGGGTCGTCTGGCGGACGCTGGCCTTCCCCTGGGGGCGCAGACGGTCCTCCTCGCGGGGATCAATGACGATGCTCCAACACTCAAACGGCTGTACCACGGCCTGCTGCGTCACCGTGTCCGGCCCTACTACCTCTATCAATGCGACCCGATCCCCGGTTCGTCCCATTTCCGGACCCCGGTGGCCAAGGGATTGGAGATCATCCGTCAATTGCGCGGTTTCACTTCGGGGTTGGCGGTGCCCCATTATGTCATCGATGCCCCGGACAATGGCGGCAAGATTCCCGTTCTTCCGGGAATGCCGTTGCAACACGAGAATGGCGATCTGCTGTTGACCAACTATCAGGGCCGGACCTGCCGCTATCCCGATGGGGTGGCGGGTGATCCCTCCTGA
- a CDS encoding D-alanine--D-alanine ligase, translating to MRVGFVYDLRDDYLREGFSPEEVVEFDTRETLDHIEGALLRLGYTVERVGRGRELARRLADGARWDLVFSIAEGVRGRSREAQVPAVLEMFDQPYLFSDPLTMALTLDKAMAKRVIHSSGIPTPPWRVVSSLDDLPAIDLPFPLFVKPLSEGTGKGCDLESLVRDRESLPRIVAAKLERFRQPVLVETFLSGREFTVGLIGNGPRPEPLGVMEILLNDQADAEVYTMTNKELSEDRVSYRLVTGFLGDRIVHLGQAAFLALGCRDVARIDFRCDAAGNPCFLEANPLPGLHRTHSDLPIIAGLAGVTYDDLMGRILAAGRQRL from the coding sequence ATGCGTGTCGGTTTTGTCTATGATTTGCGCGACGACTACCTCCGGGAAGGGTTCAGCCCGGAGGAGGTCGTCGAGTTCGACACCCGGGAGACTCTGGATCATATCGAAGGGGCGTTGCTCCGGTTGGGGTACACGGTCGAAAGGGTTGGCAGAGGTCGCGAGCTGGCGCGACGTCTGGCCGATGGGGCGCGATGGGATCTGGTTTTTTCCATCGCCGAGGGGGTGCGCGGGCGCAGTCGCGAGGCCCAGGTACCGGCGGTTCTGGAAATGTTCGATCAGCCGTATCTGTTTTCCGATCCCCTGACCATGGCCCTGACCCTGGACAAGGCCATGGCCAAACGGGTCATCCACTCCTCGGGCATTCCCACCCCTCCGTGGCGCGTGGTCTCCTCGCTCGATGACCTCCCTGCCATCGATTTGCCCTTTCCCTTGTTCGTCAAACCCCTCTCCGAGGGGACGGGCAAGGGGTGCGACCTGGAATCCCTGGTTCGCGACCGGGAATCCCTGCCACGCATCGTTGCCGCAAAGCTGGAACGCTTTCGTCAGCCGGTGTTGGTGGAAACGTTTCTTTCCGGTCGCGAATTCACCGTGGGGTTGATCGGCAACGGTCCCAGGCCCGAACCCTTGGGGGTGATGGAAATCCTCCTGAACGATCAGGCCGATGCCGAGGTCTACACCATGACCAACAAGGAATTGAGCGAGGATCGGGTTTCCTACCGCCTGGTGACGGGTTTCCTGGGTGACCGGATCGTGCATTTGGGACAGGCGGCGTTTCTGGCCTTGGGGTGTCGCGATGTCGCCCGCATCGATTTTCGTTGCGATGCTGCCGGCAATCCCTGTTTCCTCGAAGCCAATCCCTTGCCCGGACTCCACCGGACCCATTCCGATCTGCCGATCATCGCCGGTCTGGCCGGGGTGACCTACGATGACCTCATGGGCAGGATCCTTGCGGCGGGACGGCAACGTCTATGA
- a CDS encoding D-alanine--D-alanine ligase, producing the protein MTGSGGFSSCPRNRVVAVVHGAWGDSPDEEDTRLQARQVADSVTRLGFDAPILALGPELREIDLLRRWHPGVIFNLVEGLGGVGRRAHEAAFVLERLGVPVTGVSGAVQEVVNSKCACKQALEAAGLPTPSWTLTGEGLAGDDLWIVKPIWEHGSLGMSENSVMPASQVAQALAWQSAHAAHACFAERYVAGREFNLSIVQGPSGGEVFPAVEMLFEGYPDDGIRIVDYAAKWDASSFGFNHTPRRFEFPEEDRPLLDELRRISLEVWRFFDMTGYVRVDFRVDAHRKPWILEVNANPCIASDAGFVITVLRSGLGYDQLIERLLHAAQAASRIQKC; encoded by the coding sequence ATGACCGGGAGTGGTGGTTTTTCTTCTTGTCCAAGGAACCGTGTCGTCGCCGTTGTTCATGGTGCCTGGGGCGACAGTCCGGACGAGGAGGATACCCGATTGCAGGCGCGTCAGGTGGCGGACAGTGTGACCCGCCTTGGTTTCGATGCCCCGATTCTTGCCTTGGGTCCCGAGTTGCGCGAAATCGATCTTCTGCGTCGCTGGCACCCCGGGGTCATCTTCAATCTGGTCGAGGGATTGGGTGGCGTGGGGCGTCGCGCCCATGAGGCCGCCTTCGTCCTGGAGCGACTTGGCGTTCCTGTCACCGGGGTTTCCGGAGCGGTTCAGGAGGTGGTCAATTCCAAGTGCGCCTGCAAGCAGGCCCTGGAAGCGGCGGGGTTGCCGACGCCCTCATGGACCCTGACCGGAGAGGGGTTGGCGGGCGATGACCTTTGGATCGTGAAACCGATCTGGGAACATGGTTCCCTGGGCATGAGCGAAAATTCGGTCATGCCGGCATCGCAGGTCGCCCAGGCCCTCGCATGGCAGTCGGCCCATGCCGCGCATGCGTGTTTTGCCGAACGTTATGTGGCGGGCCGTGAGTTCAATCTTTCGATTGTTCAAGGGCCTTCCGGGGGAGAGGTGTTTCCGGCGGTCGAAATGTTGTTCGAGGGCTATCCCGACGACGGAATCCGGATCGTCGATTATGCCGCCAAGTGGGATGCGTCCAGCTTTGGATTCAACCATACCCCACGCCGTTTCGAGTTCCCCGAGGAGGATCGGCCACTCCTGGATGAACTGCGACGCATATCGCTTGAGGTTTGGCGTTTTTTTGACATGACGGGTTATGTCCGGGTCGATTTCCGGGTCGATGCGCACCGAAAACCCTGGATTCTGGAGGTCAACGCCAATCCGTGCATCGCTTCGGACGCCGGTTTTGTGATTACGGTCCTTCGTTCAGGACTGGGTTATGATCAATTGATCGAGCGTTTGCTTCATGCGGCCCAGGCCGCTTCCCGGATTCAGAAGTGTTGA
- a CDS encoding HlyD family type I secretion periplasmic adaptor subunit encodes MKTESEKNAPSVESGLRQDSEHRENDAKHGMAIRLGQKKSAPTEEKQPRQPVPVRPRTLSMKVGRSAPPENRQPLTREPERKSIVIPKKEDRPDSGSRDSSEARRPVTISRPRDNPPAPAVRTRQRTTRRMQPVTSRETTAKPAPVPEGPTLPPSPSSPPGKTISAKASPSRSPEPALVPARPSPPRSDPPSAKPALIAPADPAVLLALANPPTPSPVTVAPHAVVPSASAPPPSSPPMAPPPAPAVVAAPANGGNSGSSVQKTEEKPDWLTMTRQEPESLQSLLEPEPEEITRLKQGYKQHRFMAQSVILEESGLSLQVRSAMLAVSLVIVAFFVWASFSTMDEIASTMGQVMPSSPAQQIQHLEGGIIREILVQEGQVIKEGAIIVRLDTEAVLADLNQLNAKKASLKAQEIRIRAFLSDTAADFSPIAPHHQSLVLGQNHLLLAQRSALASERGVLETRISRSRSRIENLLEQQKNIDVQKTYFSQELEMKRQGFEKGVVSKLNYLTIQKDLGRTEAEWVRVRGDLTTAKKELEEAVGDLDEVLKKSRETNLRELGTVSTELAQVEEQSRRLVDRANRLEIRSPVWGVVNNLQVKTVGGVIAPGALIAEIIPMDTTRRVETKISTRDIGHVAVGQSVTVKVTTYDFARYGGINGILESISPTTFKEPEEKEPFYKGIVRLEKPYVGFNDRKNPVLPGMTVQADIDTGSKTLMEYMLKPIYASINKAFRER; translated from the coding sequence ATGAAAACCGAATCCGAAAAAAATGCACCCTCCGTCGAATCGGGACTCCGGCAGGATTCAGAGCACCGGGAAAACGACGCCAAACATGGGATGGCAATCCGGCTTGGACAAAAAAAATCGGCCCCCACCGAGGAAAAACAGCCGCGGCAACCGGTACCGGTCCGCCCGCGTACCCTTTCCATGAAGGTGGGTCGTTCCGCCCCCCCGGAAAACCGACAACCCCTGACCAGGGAACCGGAGCGGAAATCGATCGTCATTCCGAAAAAGGAAGACCGGCCCGATTCCGGATCACGGGATTCTTCGGAGGCGCGGAGGCCGGTCACGATTTCCCGTCCACGCGACAACCCACCCGCCCCCGCCGTCAGGACACGCCAGCGAACGACGCGCCGCATGCAGCCCGTGACCAGCAGGGAAACGACCGCGAAACCGGCCCCGGTCCCCGAAGGACCGACGCTTCCGCCATCCCCTTCCAGTCCTCCGGGAAAAACGATTTCCGCGAAGGCCAGTCCATCCCGATCTCCGGAACCCGCGTTGGTTCCGGCCCGACCTTCACCGCCAAGGTCGGACCCTCCCTCGGCCAAACCGGCATTGATCGCCCCGGCGGACCCTGCGGTCCTCCTCGCGTTGGCAAACCCGCCGACACCATCTCCGGTGACCGTGGCGCCCCATGCGGTCGTTCCGTCCGCCTCCGCACCCCCGCCATCGTCCCCGCCCATGGCCCCACCACCGGCCCCGGCGGTCGTCGCCGCTCCGGCAAACGGGGGAAATTCGGGGAGCAGTGTTCAAAAAACAGAGGAAAAACCCGATTGGTTGACGATGACCCGGCAGGAACCCGAATCCTTGCAATCACTTCTGGAGCCGGAACCGGAAGAGATTACCCGCCTGAAACAGGGCTACAAACAACATCGATTCATGGCGCAATCGGTCATTCTCGAAGAATCGGGCCTTTCCCTTCAGGTTCGATCGGCGATGCTTGCCGTTTCTCTGGTGATCGTGGCCTTTTTTGTCTGGGCCTCCTTTTCCACCATGGATGAAATCGCCTCCACCATGGGACAGGTGATGCCTTCAAGCCCGGCGCAACAGATACAGCACCTGGAGGGGGGAATCATTCGCGAGATTCTGGTCCAGGAAGGTCAGGTCATCAAGGAAGGGGCCATCATCGTTCGACTGGATACCGAGGCGGTCCTGGCCGATCTGAACCAACTCAATGCCAAGAAAGCCTCGTTGAAGGCCCAGGAGATTCGCATTCGCGCCTTTCTTTCCGATACCGCGGCCGATTTCAGCCCCATCGCGCCACACCACCAATCCCTTGTCCTGGGCCAGAATCATCTTCTTCTGGCCCAGCGTTCCGCCCTGGCGAGTGAACGGGGCGTCCTCGAAACCCGTATTTCCCGGTCGCGGTCGCGCATCGAAAATCTTCTGGAGCAGCAAAAAAACATCGACGTCCAGAAAACCTATTTCTCCCAGGAACTGGAGATGAAACGACAAGGATTCGAGAAAGGCGTCGTCTCAAAACTGAACTACCTGACCATCCAGAAAGATTTGGGACGCACCGAGGCGGAATGGGTCCGGGTTCGGGGAGACCTGACCACCGCCAAAAAAGAGTTGGAGGAGGCGGTCGGCGACCTGGATGAGGTGCTCAAAAAATCACGGGAGACCAATCTGCGGGAACTGGGGACAGTATCCACGGAACTGGCCCAGGTCGAGGAACAAAGCCGCAGACTCGTCGATCGCGCCAACCGTCTTGAGATTCGCTCGCCGGTCTGGGGGGTGGTGAACAATCTTCAGGTCAAAACGGTCGGCGGGGTGATCGCTCCGGGCGCGTTGATCGCGGAAATCATTCCCATGGATACGACGCGGCGCGTGGAAACCAAGATCAGTACCCGAGATATTGGCCATGTCGCCGTGGGACAATCGGTGACCGTCAAGGTCACGACCTATGATTTCGCCCGTTATGGCGGGATCAATGGCATTCTGGAATCCATCTCGCCAACGACGTTCAAGGAACCGGAAGAAAAAGAACCTTTTTATAAGGGGATCGTGCGCCTGGAAAAACCCTATGTGGGGTTCAACGACAGGAAAAATCCTGTCCTTCCGGGAATGACAGTGCAGGCGGACATCGATACCGGATCGAAAACATTGATGGAATACATGCTCAAACCGATTTATGCCTCGATCAACAAGGCGTTTCGCGAGCGGTAG
- a CDS encoding ATP-binding cassette domain-containing protein encodes MPQNRDTELEAIARNLKPKDGVGGLLAEFGQMSDFGACIVPLLMAIGYRGDFRHVAESLPHFAETLDLTGFRNMMANMSYISREGRLNMARLDPRLLPCLFVPDHGGVLVLLKRSADSIICFNGELRRVERVPTHSISGRAFFFKLMDLEHWEATQVRLGWFRMIAERFRDIITLILLVTFAITILQVATPLFVMSVYDRVVGSRSINTLINLLLGIACVIFFDWVLRKVRTKMLMYVGSRLDSIVSNAIFMRILSLTPSFTERAPIGAQVSRIKDFDTVREFFTGPLMMVFFEMPFTIVFFIVIAILGGNLALIPMITMVLFVALWAIMMPLVTNHEARSRRMASKKQEFAVEALGKIRGIKYAGIEKIWLERYRDLAAESAMTNFQTAMINATVNTFAHVLIVGSGVATIGTGVFKVLEGTMTTGGLVAAMILVWRVLGPMQSAFIAMTRLEQVRTSIKQINSLMSVVPERKEHAPIEPIKQFEGYVSFVRVSIRYTPESEPSLMGVSFDIKPGTIVAVIGRNGSGKSTVVKLIAGLYQPQAGSIRIDGQDIRQMNLIELRHAIAYVPQRCSLFYGTIKQNLLLSHATASDEDVERACRMAGVYDEIMALPQKFWTRVGDQKATNLPSSMIQKLSLARAYLKPAKIMLFDEPANTLDWEGDQAFMKVARSLRGERTMFIVTHRPSHIRMADQILFFDHGYLRLAGTPEQVLSKIPSDLV; translated from the coding sequence ATGCCACAAAACCGGGACACGGAACTCGAAGCCATTGCCCGAAATCTTAAACCCAAGGATGGAGTGGGTGGATTGTTGGCCGAATTCGGGCAGATGTCCGATTTTGGCGCCTGCATCGTCCCCCTGCTCATGGCCATCGGCTATCGTGGCGACTTTCGCCATGTCGCCGAATCCCTGCCGCACTTTGCCGAAACCCTCGACCTGACCGGCTTTCGCAACATGATGGCCAACATGTCCTATATCAGCCGCGAGGGGCGGCTGAACATGGCCAGACTCGATCCCCGTCTCCTTCCCTGCCTGTTCGTCCCCGACCATGGCGGCGTCCTGGTGCTTTTGAAACGAAGCGCCGATTCCATCATTTGTTTCAACGGAGAATTGCGTCGCGTCGAACGGGTCCCGACCCACTCGATTTCCGGACGGGCCTTTTTTTTCAAATTGATGGACCTGGAACACTGGGAAGCGACACAAGTCCGTCTCGGATGGTTCCGGATGATTGCCGAACGCTTTCGCGACATCATCACCCTGATTCTTCTGGTCACGTTTGCCATCACCATTCTTCAGGTGGCGACCCCCTTGTTCGTCATGTCGGTTTATGACCGGGTCGTCGGCAGCCGTTCCATCAACACCTTGATCAATCTGTTGCTGGGGATCGCCTGTGTCATCTTCTTCGACTGGGTGTTGCGCAAGGTGCGGACAAAGATGCTGATGTATGTCGGATCGCGTCTTGATTCCATCGTCAGCAATGCCATTTTCATGCGTATTCTTTCCCTGACCCCCAGTTTTACCGAACGGGCGCCCATCGGCGCCCAGGTGTCCCGAATCAAGGATTTCGATACCGTTCGCGAATTTTTTACCGGACCCTTGATGATGGTATTTTTTGAAATGCCATTCACCATTGTTTTCTTCATTGTCATTGCCATCCTCGGCGGCAATCTGGCCCTGATTCCGATGATAACGATGGTCCTTTTTGTCGCCCTGTGGGCCATCATGATGCCGCTGGTGACCAACCATGAGGCGAGAAGCCGTCGGATGGCCTCGAAAAAACAAGAGTTTGCCGTCGAAGCCCTGGGAAAGATCCGGGGCATCAAATATGCGGGGATCGAAAAAATCTGGCTCGAACGATACCGGGACCTGGCCGCCGAATCGGCCATGACCAACTTTCAGACCGCCATGATCAACGCCACCGTCAACACCTTCGCCCATGTGTTGATCGTCGGCTCCGGCGTCGCCACCATCGGCACCGGAGTGTTCAAGGTGCTGGAGGGGACCATGACCACGGGTGGGCTGGTCGCTGCCATGATCCTGGTCTGGCGGGTGTTGGGACCGATGCAGAGCGCCTTCATCGCCATGACCCGCCTCGAACAGGTCCGCACGTCGATCAAACAGATCAACAGCCTCATGAGTGTCGTCCCGGAACGAAAGGAACATGCCCCCATCGAACCGATCAAGCAGTTCGAAGGGTATGTCTCCTTCGTTCGGGTCAGCATCCGCTACACCCCCGAATCGGAACCTTCGCTCATGGGGGTTTCGTTCGACATCAAACCGGGGACCATCGTCGCCGTCATCGGGCGCAACGGCTCGGGAAAATCGACCGTCGTCAAACTGATCGCCGGCCTTTATCAACCGCAGGCGGGCAGCATCCGGATCGATGGTCAGGACATTCGCCAGATGAATCTGATCGAACTGCGCCATGCCATCGCCTATGTCCCCCAACGCTGTTCCCTCTTCTACGGAACCATCAAACAAAACCTGCTGCTCTCCCATGCCACGGCCTCGGACGAGGATGTGGAACGGGCGTGCCGGATGGCGGGGGTCTACGATGAAATCATGGCCCTGCCACAAAAATTCTGGACCCGGGTTGGCGACCAGAAGGCCACCAATCTGCCATCGAGCATGATTCAAAAACTCTCCCTGGCCCGGGCCTATCTCAAGCCGGCGAAAATCATGCTTTTCGACGAGCCGGCCAATACACTCGACTGGGAAGGGGACCAGGCGTTCATGAAGGTTGCCCGTTCCCTGCGTGGTGAACGGACCATGTTCATCGTCACCCATCGTCCCAGCCATATTCGCATGGCCGATCAAATTCTTTTCTTTGATCATGGCTATCTTCGCCTGGCCGGAACCCCGGAACAGGTACTCTCGAAAATTCCTTCCGACCTGGTATGA
- a CDS encoding ATP-binding cassette domain-containing protein: protein MSGKDRFFSNEGWPARLTPFSMVSTVLGDLFLVSFMINLLGLALPLTLLQIYDRILQFQALSTLGLLILGVSIALIFEGILRMGRSYIGAWLGARFEHLAACSAMERFLTTNLAAFERDGAGVHLERLNALNILKDFYAGQAVTVILDLPFVAIYLALIYHLAGGLVLVPVVVFLLFVLFVWLIGEQLHKLVGARIESDDRRINFIIETLGGIHAIKSMAMEAMMLRRYERLSEACAKGAEDVGIQGADSQNIGSFFAQVSMVGVVAFGAIMVVSQELTIGGLAACTMLSGRALQPLQKAVGIWTRFQTIRLAKGRVAKIFELPADHSADKPSIPNIEGRLTLEGVSFGFSPDKPPLLHNLNLDVAPGEIIGISGDNGSGKTILLWLMMGALKPTSGRVLIDGHDLETHNTRSLMDKVSYLPQVGMLFRGTILENIHMFRNQFLDEAIRTAKLLELEEFVAKLPKGFETVIDDGADESIPRGIKQRITLARSLVTHPKVVLFDEANTGIDGRGDENLKNVLLGMKNKATIILISARPSLLNLAHRSFLLKNGTLIPKPPPPPKPAAVATVAIGEKSPVTGVSS, encoded by the coding sequence ATGAGTGGCAAGGACCGATTTTTCTCCAACGAAGGATGGCCGGCACGGTTGACGCCGTTTTCGATGGTGTCCACCGTCCTGGGAGACCTGTTTCTGGTCTCCTTCATGATCAATCTGTTGGGTCTCGCCCTGCCGCTCACCCTGTTGCAGATCTACGACCGGATCCTGCAATTTCAGGCGCTGAGCACCCTGGGCCTTTTGATTCTCGGGGTCAGCATCGCCCTGATCTTCGAGGGCATTCTGCGCATGGGGCGGTCCTATATCGGCGCGTGGCTCGGGGCGCGCTTCGAACATCTGGCGGCATGCAGCGCCATGGAACGCTTCCTGACGACCAATCTGGCGGCGTTCGAACGGGATGGCGCCGGTGTTCATCTGGAACGGCTCAACGCTCTGAATATTCTCAAGGATTTCTATGCGGGTCAGGCGGTCACGGTCATTCTTGACCTTCCCTTCGTCGCCATCTATCTTGCCCTCATCTACCACCTGGCCGGAGGATTGGTCCTGGTGCCGGTGGTCGTCTTTCTCCTGTTTGTCCTCTTTGTCTGGTTGATCGGCGAACAATTGCACAAACTGGTCGGGGCCCGCATCGAATCGGATGACCGGCGGATCAACTTCATCATCGAAACCCTGGGGGGGATCCATGCCATCAAATCCATGGCCATGGAAGCGATGATGCTCAGGCGTTACGAACGCCTGAGCGAGGCCTGCGCCAAGGGGGCGGAAGATGTCGGCATCCAGGGGGCAGACTCGCAGAATATCGGATCGTTCTTCGCCCAGGTCTCCATGGTCGGAGTCGTCGCCTTCGGCGCGATCATGGTGGTCTCTCAGGAACTGACGATTGGCGGTCTGGCCGCCTGCACCATGCTCTCGGGACGGGCGCTGCAACCGTTGCAGAAAGCGGTCGGAATCTGGACCCGTTTTCAGACCATCCGCCTGGCCAAGGGACGGGTCGCAAAAATTTTCGAACTCCCCGCCGACCACAGCGCCGACAAACCATCCATCCCCAACATCGAAGGTCGCCTGACCCTGGAAGGGGTCTCCTTCGGCTTTTCCCCGGACAAACCACCGCTGCTGCACAACTTGAACCTTGATGTCGCTCCGGGAGAAATCATCGGCATTTCGGGAGACAACGGCAGTGGCAAAACAATCCTTTTGTGGCTGATGATGGGCGCCCTGAAACCCACCTCCGGGCGGGTCCTGATCGACGGCCATGACCTGGAAACCCACAACACCCGAAGCCTGATGGACAAGGTGTCCTATCTGCCGCAGGTGGGAATGCTGTTCCGGGGAACCATCCTCGAAAACATCCACATGTTCCGCAATCAATTTCTCGATGAGGCGATCCGGACCGCCAAACTGCTGGAACTGGAAGAATTCGTCGCCAAGCTGCCCAAGGGCTTCGAAACCGTCATCGACGATGGCGCCGACGAATCGATTCCCCGGGGGATCAAACAACGGATCACCCTTGCCCGATCCCTGGTGACCCATCCCAAGGTGGTCCTGTTCGACGAGGCCAATACCGGCATCGATGGCCGCGGCGATGAAAACCTGAAAAATGTCCTCCTGGGAATGAAAAACAAGGCAACCATCATTTTGATCAGCGCCAGGCCGTCGTTGTTGAATCTGGCGCACCGATCCTTTCTTTTGAAAAATGGAACGCTGATCCCGAAACCTCCACCGCCGCCCAAACCCGCCGCCGTGGCCACGGTTGCAATCGGTGAAAAATCACCGGTGACGGGAGTTTCTTCATGA